In the genome of Streptomyces collinus, one region contains:
- a CDS encoding PTS transporter subunit EIIC translates to MSTDTAAPASPKKGSAVMAVMQRIGRSLMLPVAVLPAAALLVRLGNDDMLGRPEFPAFLTKIASFMAAGGNAILDNMALLFAVGIAIGFAKKSDGSTALAAVTGYLVFQRVLATFTDPNQPKVPTAVDGKVVMVEKAVNAGVLGGVVMGIVVALLYQRFYRTKLPDWAGFFGGRRLVPILSAFAGLIIGIVFGYIWPVLGAGLHNFGEWLVGSGAVGAGIFGLANRALIPVGMHHLLNSFPWLQAGEYEGKNGDIARFLAGDPTAGQFMTGFFPIMMFALPAACLAIVHCARPERRKVVGGMMLSLALTSFVTGVTEPIEFTFMFIAPVLYAIHAVLTGVSMALTWALGMKDGFGFSAGAIDFALNLGIATNPWGLALVGLCFAAVYYVVFRFAITKFNLPTPGRESDEELAELQKAEAK, encoded by the coding sequence ATGTCCACAGACACTGCCGCGCCCGCGAGCCCGAAGAAGGGCTCGGCCGTGATGGCCGTCATGCAGCGGATCGGCCGCAGCCTGATGCTGCCGGTCGCCGTACTGCCCGCCGCCGCCCTGCTCGTCCGGCTGGGCAACGACGACATGCTGGGCCGCCCTGAGTTCCCCGCCTTCCTGACGAAGATCGCCAGTTTCATGGCCGCGGGCGGCAACGCGATCCTGGACAACATGGCGCTGCTGTTCGCCGTGGGTATCGCGATCGGCTTCGCCAAGAAGTCGGACGGCTCCACGGCGCTCGCCGCCGTCACCGGCTACCTGGTCTTCCAGCGGGTGCTCGCCACCTTCACCGACCCGAACCAGCCGAAGGTGCCGACCGCCGTCGACGGCAAGGTCGTCATGGTGGAGAAGGCGGTCAACGCCGGAGTCCTCGGCGGCGTGGTCATGGGCATCGTCGTCGCCCTGCTCTACCAGCGCTTCTACCGCACCAAGCTGCCGGACTGGGCCGGCTTCTTCGGCGGACGCCGGCTGGTCCCGATCCTGTCGGCCTTCGCGGGTCTGATCATCGGCATCGTCTTCGGATACATCTGGCCGGTCCTCGGCGCGGGCCTGCACAACTTCGGTGAGTGGCTGGTCGGTTCCGGCGCGGTGGGCGCGGGCATCTTCGGTCTCGCCAACCGCGCGCTGATCCCGGTCGGCATGCACCACCTGCTGAACTCGTTCCCGTGGCTCCAGGCCGGCGAGTACGAGGGCAAGAACGGTGACATCGCCCGCTTCCTCGCCGGCGACCCGACCGCCGGGCAGTTCATGACCGGCTTCTTCCCGATCATGATGTTCGCCCTGCCAGCCGCCTGCCTCGCGATCGTGCACTGCGCGCGGCCAGAGCGTCGCAAGGTCGTCGGCGGCATGATGTTGTCCCTCGCGCTGACCTCGTTCGTCACCGGCGTCACCGAGCCGATCGAGTTCACCTTCATGTTCATCGCGCCGGTGCTGTACGCGATCCACGCCGTGCTCACCGGTGTCTCGATGGCGCTGACCTGGGCCCTGGGAATGAAGGACGGCTTCGGCTTCTCGGCCGGTGCGATCGACTTCGCTCTGAACCTCGGCATCGCGACCAACCCGTGGGGCCTGGCCCTGGTCGGTCTGTGCTTCGCGGCGGTCTACTACGTGGTGTTCCGCTTCGCGATCACCAAGTTCAACCTGCCGACGCCGGGCCGCGAGTCCGACGAGGAACTCGCCGAGCTGCAGAAGGCCGAGGCCAAGTAG
- the rph gene encoding ribonuclease PH: MSRIDGRTPQQLRPITIERGWSKHAEGSVLVSFGDTKVFCTASVTEGVPRWRKGSGEGWVTAEYSMLPRATNTRGDRESVKGRIGGRTHEISRLIGRSLRAVIDYKALGENTIVLDCDVLQADGGTRTAAITGAYVALADAVAWAQGRKLIKAGRKPLTGTVSAVSVGIVGGVPLLDLCYEEDVKADTDMNVVCTGDGRFVEVQGTAEAEPFARDELNALLDLAVAGCADLAAHQRTALDAVLEK; encoded by the coding sequence ATGTCTCGAATCGACGGCCGCACCCCCCAACAGCTCCGCCCCATCACCATCGAGCGCGGCTGGAGCAAGCACGCCGAAGGCTCCGTCCTGGTCTCCTTCGGCGACACCAAGGTCTTCTGCACCGCCTCCGTCACCGAAGGCGTCCCGCGCTGGCGCAAGGGCAGCGGCGAAGGCTGGGTCACCGCCGAGTACTCCATGCTGCCCCGCGCCACCAACACCCGCGGCGACCGTGAGTCCGTCAAGGGCCGCATCGGCGGACGCACCCACGAGATCAGCCGCCTCATCGGCCGCTCCCTGCGCGCCGTCATCGACTACAAGGCGCTCGGCGAGAACACGATCGTCCTCGACTGCGACGTCCTCCAGGCCGACGGCGGCACCCGCACGGCCGCGATCACCGGCGCCTACGTGGCACTGGCCGACGCCGTCGCCTGGGCCCAGGGCAGGAAGCTCATCAAGGCCGGCCGTAAGCCCCTCACCGGCACCGTCTCCGCCGTCTCCGTCGGCATCGTCGGCGGCGTCCCCCTCCTCGACCTCTGCTACGAGGAAGACGTCAAGGCCGACACGGACATGAACGTCGTCTGCACCGGCGACGGCCGCTTCGTCGAGGTCCAGGGCACCGCCGAAGCCGAGCCCTTCGCCCGCGACGAACTGAACGCCCTCCTCGACCTCGCCGTCGCCGGCTGCGCCGATCTCGCCGCCCACCAGCGCACCGCACTCGACGCCGTCCTCGAAAAGTAA
- a CDS encoding glucose PTS transporter subunit EIIB gives MASKAEKIVAGLGGIDNIEEVEGCITRLRTEVVDPAKVDEAALKAAGAHGVVKMGTAIQVVIGTDADPIAADIEDMM, from the coding sequence ATGGCCAGCAAGGCTGAGAAGATCGTTGCCGGGCTCGGTGGCATCGACAACATCGAAGAGGTCGAAGGCTGCATCACCCGCCTGCGGACCGAGGTCGTCGACCCCGCCAAGGTCGACGAGGCCGCCCTGAAGGCCGCCGGCGCCCACGGCGTCGTCAAGATGGGCACCGCGATCCAGGTCGTCATCGGCACCGACGCCGACCCCATCGCCGCGGACATCGAAGACATGATGTGA
- a CDS encoding PTS transporter subunit EIIC, protein MSADSPAGAEAAVSPARVRWNRLFQGLQKMGRSLQLPIAVLPAAGILNRLGQPDVFGDDGLGWTNVSKVMVGAGGALLDGSLGLPLLFCVGVAIGMAKKSDGSTALAAVAGFLVYFTVLRQFPEGCPEGSVAVPNVGCQVTDGGREVTAFAFQNPGVFGGIVMGLLTAFFWARFHRTRLVDWLGFFNGRRLVPIIMAFVAIAFAALCLWVWPPVGDALESFSDWMDGLDAWGAGVFGVANRALLVVGLHQFLNVPIWFQFGSFTKPDGTVVHGDINMFLAGDPDAGQFTSGFFPIMMFALPAAALAITHCARPDRRKEVGGLMLSVALTSFVTGITEPIEYSFLFVAPALYVVHALLTGVSMAVTWGLGVHDGFSFSAGLIDYVINWNLATRPWLIVPIGLGFALLYYVIFRFAITKFDLRTPGREPAEEVEDSAKA, encoded by the coding sequence ATGAGTGCCGACAGCCCCGCCGGCGCCGAGGCCGCCGTCAGCCCCGCCCGTGTTCGCTGGAACCGGCTGTTCCAGGGGCTGCAGAAGATGGGCCGCAGTCTGCAACTGCCGATCGCGGTGCTGCCGGCGGCGGGGATCCTCAACCGGCTGGGGCAGCCGGACGTGTTCGGGGATGACGGCCTGGGCTGGACGAACGTCTCGAAGGTGATGGTGGGGGCGGGCGGAGCGCTGCTGGACGGTTCGCTGGGGCTGCCGCTGCTGTTCTGTGTGGGCGTTGCGATCGGGATGGCGAAGAAGTCGGACGGTTCGACGGCGCTGGCGGCCGTGGCGGGGTTCCTCGTGTACTTCACGGTGCTGCGGCAGTTCCCCGAGGGCTGTCCCGAGGGGTCGGTGGCCGTGCCGAACGTCGGGTGTCAGGTGACCGACGGGGGCCGGGAGGTCACGGCGTTCGCGTTCCAGAATCCGGGGGTGTTCGGCGGGATCGTGATGGGGCTGCTCACGGCGTTCTTCTGGGCCCGGTTCCACCGGACGCGGCTGGTGGACTGGCTGGGGTTCTTCAACGGGCGGCGGCTGGTGCCGATCATCATGGCGTTCGTGGCGATCGCGTTCGCCGCGCTGTGCCTGTGGGTGTGGCCGCCGGTCGGTGACGCGCTGGAGAGTTTCAGCGACTGGATGGACGGGCTGGACGCGTGGGGCGCGGGCGTGTTCGGGGTGGCGAACCGGGCGTTGCTGGTGGTGGGGCTGCACCAGTTCCTGAACGTGCCCATCTGGTTCCAGTTCGGCTCGTTCACCAAGCCGGACGGGACGGTGGTGCACGGTGACATCAACATGTTCCTGGCGGGGGATCCGGACGCCGGCCAGTTCACCTCGGGGTTCTTCCCGATCATGATGTTCGCCCTGCCGGCGGCGGCGCTGGCGATCACGCACTGTGCGCGGCCGGACCGGCGTAAGGAGGTCGGTGGCCTGATGCTGTCGGTGGCGCTGACGTCGTTCGTCACGGGCATCACGGAGCCGATCGAGTACTCGTTCCTGTTCGTCGCGCCGGCGCTGTACGTGGTGCACGCGCTGCTGACGGGGGTGTCGATGGCGGTGACGTGGGGGCTGGGGGTGCACGACGGGTTCAGCTTCTCGGCAGGGCTGATCGACTACGTCATCAACTGGAATCTGGCGACCAGACCGTGGCTGATCGTCCCGATCGGGCTGGGGTTCGCGCTCCTCTACTACGTGATCTTCCGGTTCGCGATCACGAAGTTCGACCTGAGGACCCCGGGGCGTGAGCCGGCCGAAGAGGTCGAGGACAGCGCCAAGGCGTGA
- a CDS encoding MBL fold metallo-hydrolase gives MKLTVVGCSGSFPSAESACSSYLVEADGFRLLLDMGNGALGELQRHCGLYDLDAIFLSHLHADHCIDMCAYFVARYYRHDGGRCDPLPVFGPEGTEHRLTTAYADTPSASSMSEVFDFHTVKPSTFEIGPFTVHTERVAHPVEAYGIRIEHGGKVLTYSGDTGVSPALDELARDADLFLCEAAFTHGKENIPDLHLNGREAGETAARAGARRLVLTHVPPWTDPQVNLADAREVYDGPVDLAAPRQAYEI, from the coding sequence ATGAAGCTCACCGTCGTCGGCTGCTCGGGGTCGTTCCCGTCCGCGGAATCGGCCTGCTCGAGCTACCTCGTCGAGGCCGACGGCTTCCGGCTGCTTCTCGACATGGGCAACGGTGCCCTGGGCGAGCTGCAGCGCCACTGCGGTCTCTACGACCTCGACGCGATCTTCCTCAGCCATCTGCACGCCGACCACTGCATCGACATGTGCGCGTACTTCGTCGCGCGCTACTACCGCCACGACGGCGGCCGCTGCGATCCACTCCCCGTCTTCGGCCCCGAAGGCACGGAACACCGGCTGACCACCGCCTACGCGGACACCCCCTCCGCCTCCTCCATGAGCGAGGTCTTCGACTTCCACACGGTCAAGCCGTCCACCTTCGAGATCGGCCCGTTCACGGTGCACACCGAGCGCGTCGCCCATCCCGTGGAGGCCTACGGCATCCGGATCGAGCACGGCGGCAAGGTCCTGACGTACTCCGGTGACACCGGCGTGAGCCCCGCGCTGGACGAACTCGCCCGGGACGCCGACCTGTTCCTGTGCGAGGCGGCCTTCACGCACGGCAAGGAGAACATCCCCGACCTGCACCTCAACGGCCGCGAGGCGGGTGAGACGGCGGCCCGGGCCGGAGCACGCCGCCTGGTCCTCACCCACGTCCCGCCGTGGACGGACCCCCAGGTCAACCTCGCCGACGCCCGCGAGGTGTACGACGGTCCGGTGGACCTCGCGGCGCCCCGGCAGGCGTACGAGATCTAG
- a CDS encoding type II toxin-antitoxin system PemK/MazF family toxin: protein MDTSWWLALAAVVLLALVATLVDGWGRGRRPSARRVRTAAPAAAPESRPQPAEIWWADVPYEDETRTKDRPCLVLAVRGERATVAKITTRFRGDRAGVIPLPPGSVGDVRARASFLETDELREVPVWGFRRRIGVVDPALWDRVRYLAG from the coding sequence ATGGACACGTCCTGGTGGCTGGCGCTCGCCGCGGTGGTACTGCTCGCGCTCGTCGCCACGCTCGTCGACGGCTGGGGCCGGGGCCGGCGGCCGTCCGCCCGGCGGGTGCGGACGGCGGCACCGGCCGCCGCGCCGGAGAGCCGGCCGCAGCCGGCGGAGATCTGGTGGGCGGACGTCCCCTACGAGGACGAGACCCGTACGAAGGACCGCCCCTGTCTGGTGCTGGCGGTGCGCGGGGAGCGGGCGACGGTCGCGAAGATCACCACCCGGTTCCGGGGCGATCGCGCCGGGGTGATCCCGCTGCCGCCCGGCTCGGTGGGCGACGTCCGGGCCCGGGCGAGTTTCCTGGAGACGGACGAGCTGCGGGAGGTCCCGGTGTGGGGATTCCGGCGGCGGATCGGCGTGGTGGATCCGGCGCTGTGGGACCGGGTGCGGTACCTGGCGGGCTGA